A region from the Catellatospora sp. TT07R-123 genome encodes:
- a CDS encoding thiamine pyrophosphate-dependent dehydrogenase E1 component subunit alpha, translating to MGVLRERLYRTVRLIRRFEEQAIELVRAGVVVGGIHPCIGQEAVAAGVCATLSEDDVVLSNHRNHGHALAKGCRPDRVMAELAGRVTGTAGGRAGSLHVSDYAAGLYGATITVGHGAAIATGVAWAAAREGSGRVVVSFVGDGAMNQGALLESLNLAALWQVPHVFVCENNGYATTQAVGTFMAGSVTGRAAAFGIPAETVDGMDPEAVHEAAARAVDRARSGGGPTLLELVTYRFDAHHTFEHRVRLRYRAEEEVARWRERDPVALQGSRIPPDVRDRIDREVEDVLAEAVRFAQDSPRPDPADALDHLYATGMRPRAGVVG from the coding sequence ATGGGCGTGCTTCGTGAGCGCCTTTATCGTACGGTGAGGCTCATCCGGCGCTTCGAGGAGCAGGCGATCGAGCTTGTCCGCGCGGGCGTCGTGGTGGGCGGGATCCATCCCTGCATCGGGCAGGAGGCCGTCGCGGCGGGGGTGTGCGCGACGCTGAGCGAGGACGACGTGGTCCTGAGCAACCACCGCAACCACGGCCACGCGCTGGCCAAGGGGTGCCGGCCGGACCGGGTGATGGCCGAGCTGGCCGGGCGGGTCACCGGCACCGCGGGCGGCCGGGCCGGTTCGCTGCACGTGTCGGACTACGCCGCCGGGCTGTACGGCGCGACGATCACGGTCGGGCACGGTGCCGCGATCGCCACCGGGGTGGCCTGGGCGGCGGCGCGTGAGGGGTCGGGCCGGGTGGTGGTCAGCTTCGTCGGCGACGGGGCGATGAACCAGGGTGCGCTGCTGGAGTCGCTGAACCTGGCCGCGCTGTGGCAGGTGCCGCACGTGTTCGTGTGCGAGAACAACGGGTACGCCACCACGCAGGCCGTCGGCACGTTCATGGCGGGTTCGGTCACCGGCCGCGCGGCCGCGTTCGGCATCCCGGCCGAGACCGTGGACGGCATGGACCCCGAGGCGGTGCACGAGGCGGCCGCGCGGGCCGTGGACCGGGCCCGCTCGGGCGGCGGCCCGACGCTGCTGGAGCTGGTGACGTACCGGTTCGACGCCCACCACACGTTCGAGCACCGGGTGCGGCTGCGCTACCGGGCCGAGGAGGAGGTCGCCCGCTGGCGCGAGCGCGACCCGGTGGCGTTGCAGGGCTCCCGGATTCCGCCGGACGTGCGCGACCGGATCGATCGGGAGGTCGAGGACGTGCTCGCCGAGGCGGTGCGGTTCGCGCAGGACAGTCCCCGGCCTGATCCGGCCGACGCGCTGGATCACCTGTACGCGACCGGGATGCGCCCGCGCGCCGGGGTGGTGGGCTGA
- a CDS encoding alpha-ketoacid dehydrogenase subunit beta yields MPKLSYLKALNRALGDEMERDPSVFVLGEDVHEAVTFVTAGLLARFGPHRIVETPLSEQGVANVATGAALAGRRPVVEFAIPFLLQLVLEQVANQAHKFSAMSGGQARVPVTYLVPSAGWRPGWGGQHSDQPHGLFVHSGVKTVMPTTPTDAYGLLISAIRDDDPVVFIAPRQALELREDVDYADLVPVPLGSARIHRPGTDVTVVAIGHHVHDALAVAESLAGEVSVEVFDPRTLYPFDWAALGESLARTGRLVVIEDASRSCGVAAEVLATVAEEMPLAVPPKRITRPDGAVVGCNPDLDAALQPTRDQLLAAIRQVTKP; encoded by the coding sequence ATGCCGAAGCTGTCGTACCTGAAGGCGCTGAACCGGGCGCTGGGTGACGAGATGGAGCGCGACCCGTCGGTGTTCGTGCTGGGTGAGGACGTGCACGAGGCGGTCACGTTCGTGACGGCGGGGCTGCTGGCCCGGTTCGGTCCGCACCGGATCGTCGAGACGCCGCTGTCGGAGCAGGGGGTGGCCAACGTCGCCACCGGTGCGGCGCTGGCCGGGCGGCGCCCGGTGGTGGAGTTCGCGATCCCGTTCCTGCTCCAGCTGGTGCTGGAGCAGGTCGCCAACCAGGCGCACAAGTTCTCGGCGATGAGCGGCGGGCAGGCGCGGGTGCCGGTGACGTACCTGGTGCCGAGCGCGGGCTGGCGGCCGGGCTGGGGCGGGCAGCACTCCGACCAGCCGCACGGCCTGTTCGTGCACTCCGGGGTGAAGACGGTGATGCCGACGACCCCGACCGACGCGTACGGGCTGCTGATCTCGGCGATCCGCGACGACGACCCGGTGGTGTTCATCGCGCCCCGGCAGGCGCTGGAGCTGCGCGAGGACGTCGACTACGCCGATCTGGTGCCGGTGCCGCTGGGTTCGGCGCGCATCCACCGGCCGGGCACCGACGTGACCGTGGTGGCGATCGGGCACCACGTGCACGATGCGCTGGCGGTGGCGGAGTCGCTGGCGGGCGAGGTGTCGGTGGAGGTGTTCGACCCGCGGACGCTGTACCCGTTCGACTGGGCGGCGCTGGGGGAGTCGCTGGCGCGTACCGGGCGGCTGGTGGTGATCGAGGACGCGAGCCGTTCGTGCGGGGTGGCGGCGGAGGTCCTGGCGACGGTGGCGGAGGAGATGCCGCTGGCGGTGCCGCCGAAGCGGATCACGCGCCCGGACGGTGCCGTGGTCGGCTGCAACCCCGACCTGGACGCGGCCCTGCAACCCACCCGCGACCAGCTCCTGGCCGCCATCCGCCAGGTGACCAAGCCCTGA